TGTAACTTAGGAGGTAGGGTACATACATGGTAAAACTTAAACTGAAATTGACATTAGTGTGGTACAAACTTTTAATGAAGTTAGGATTAAAAGCTGATGAAATTTATTATATTGGTGGTAGTGAAGCGTTGCCGCCACCACTTTCAAAAGATGAGGAAGAACATTTATTAAGTAAACTTCCTACTGGAGACAAAGCAGTACGTTCAATGTTAATAGAACGAAACTTACGCTTAGTGGTATACATTGCTAGAAAATTTGAGAACACAGGAATTAATATTGAGGACTTAATTAGTATTGGAACAATTGGCCTTATTAAAGCTGTAAATACATTTAATCCAGAAAAGAAAATTAAATTAGCAACATACGCCTCAAGGTGTATTGAAAACGAGATTTTAATGTATTTAAGAAGAAATAATAAAATTCGTTCAGAAGTCTCCTTTGATGAACCTTTAAATATTGATTGGGATGGGAATGAACTTCTCCTCTCTGATGTTTTGGGAACTGAAGAAGATATCATTACGAAAGGAATTGAGGAAAAAGTCGATCGGAAGCTACTTGTGAACGCGCTTCATACACTCAATGCCCGAGAAAAACAAATAATGGAACTTCGTTTTGGACTAGCTGGTGGGGAAGAAAAAACTCAAAAAGATGTAGCAGATTTATTAGGGATTTCTCAATCCTATATTTCTAGGCTAGAAAAGCGAATCATAAAAAGATTAAGAAAAGAATTTAATAAAATGGTATAAATATTTAGAAAAAAACAATTACTTATACCATAAATTTTTTTTTTTTGATAAGTCCCTTGTGTATCAATGTTCTACCTGATTTATCCGTTTCCACGTTTCTGATGTAGTGCATAATTTTCCCACCTGAGGAGATACTTACTCATGTACATCAACTCCTGTAAGGAGGGAAAGAATTGACACGTAATAAAGTAGAAATATGTGGTGTTGATACCGCAAAATTGCCAGTTCTAACAAACAAAGAAATGCGTCAACTATTCGAAGAACTGCAAAGCGGTGATATCTCAGCAAGAGAAAAGCTAATAAACGGAAATCTAAGGTTAGTGTTAAGTGTTATTCAACGCTTTAACAACAGGGGAGAGTATGTTGATGACTTATTCCAAGTCGGTTGTATTGGTTTAATGAAATCAATTGACAACTTTGACTTAAGTCAAAATGTTAAATTTTCAACGTACGCAGTACCAATGATTATTGGGGAAATTCGTCGCTATTTACGTGACAACAACCCAATCAGAGTTTCCAGATCACTGCGGGATATTGCTTATAAGGCGTTGCAAGTAAGGGATTCGCTAATGAGTGAGAAAAGTCGTGATCGTGAGCCAACTATTCAGGAAATCGCAAAAGTGTTAAACGTACCAAAAGAGGATATTGTTTTTGCCCTTGATGCGATCCAAGATCCTGTCTCATTATTTGAGCCAATATACAATGATGGGGGCGACCCGATTTATGTAATGGACCAAATAAGTGATGATAAACAAAAGGATATTCAATGGGTTGAAGAAATTGCGTTGAAAGAGGCAATGGTTCGTTTAAGTGAAAGAGAGAAAATGATTTTAAATATGCGCTTTTATCAAGGGAAAACACAAATGGAAGTGGCAGATGAAATTGGCATTTCCCAGGCGCAAGTTTCTAGACTTGAGAAAGCTGCCATCCAACAAATGAATAAGCATGCAAAAGCTTGAGGTAACCTAAGGGTTACCTCTTTTTTAAAAGGTAATGTATAATATTTCAACGTAATAACTGTCTAGCTCCACCGCCCAGCCCCTCGAGGTCAAATAACCTTCGAGAGAAAAAGTGAACTTCCTTTTTCCTAGAATAAAAATGAAAGAGCACACTTTTTTTCTCGAAGGACATTTGCTTGTCGGGGCTAAAATGGGGCGTGCACTTTTCTTATCAAGAATTGTAAATATAATTACCGACTTGAACATATAAATGAAACAAAGATTATTATGGATGGGGGCTATTAGATGTTAAAAATTTCGGAAATACAATCGAAGGACATTGTCAATATTTCTGATGGTAAAGTATTAGGCCATATAGGTGACTTAGATATTAATTTAGATGAGGGTACCGTTAAATCGATTATTATTGGCGGCACCGGAAGAATGCTAACATTTTTAGGAGGAAAAGAAGCAGAGATTGTTATCCCTTGGGAAAATATTGTGAAAATTGGTTCTGATGTTATCTTAGTTCGTTTAGGGGATTAAAAGTGTATTTTTGGTTAATTGGATTTATTATTGCTCTTTTTTTGAAAACTTCTTTCACTTTTCTTAGTTCGCCTTTAGATATGAGCCGTAGATACAATTTCATTTGTATCTACGGCTCAGTCTATTCTCAAAAGGTTGCTACGCCCCAATGAAATTGATAGCAACAATCACTTTTCCACTGAATTACGCTAAAAATACAGCCTACATTGCTGTTTATTAAAGGTATGGCTATTTGTAAATAGAAAAATATGTTAGAATAGAAAAAAGCATTTAGTACAGGAGGAGTGTCATTCTTGATAAATGAGACTTTTGTTTTGAATAAACTCGATAATTTATCAGTGGAGCCCTTTAAAAAGCTTAATGAGAGACTAATTGTTGGGTTTTCAACAAGAAAAAATGGGTATAGTATGAACCCATACCATTCTTTCAATCTAGGTCTCCATGTTGATGATGATAGTCAACATGTGATTAGTAATCGTAAAAAGTTAGCCGATACGATACAGATTCCTTTAGAGAAGTGGGTGTTTTCAGAGCAAGTGCATGGCAATCTAATTAAAAAGGTTTCGAAAGAAGATTGTGGTGCAGGGGCTCTAGAAGTTTCTACAGCAATTAGAGATACAGATGGGTTATATACGAAGGATAAGCATGTTTTGTTGGCTAGTCTCTATGCTGATTGCGTACCGTTATATTTTTACGCCCCAACCTATAACATTGTCGGCCTCGCGCATGCAGGCTGGAAAGGAACTGTAGGGCAAATTGGTGCTAATATGGTTAAACGTTGGACAGAGGAAGAACAAGTCCCTCTAGAAGCTATCTACGTTGCAATAGGTCCGTCAATTTCAATGCCATGTTATGAAGTTGATGATCATGTTATTAACCAGGTAAAAAAGGTTACTGCAAACAAACTACCTTACGAGGAAATTAAACCAAACAAATACTTACTAAATTTAAAGGAGTTAAATAAACAATTATTGCTTAATACAGGAATTAAGGAAGAGCAAATCTTCGTTTCTAATTATTGTACCTATAAAGAAACAGAATTATTTTTTTCTTATCGTCGCGAACAAAAAACGGGACGAATGATGAGTTTTATTGGTATGGTTTAAGGAGGAATTGGCGTTGGCAGTCAGGCAAAACTTAGCCCGAATCCAGCAGGAAATTAAGAGTGCCTGTGAACGAGTCGGGAGAGAACGAAATAGCGTTACAATTATTGCAGTTACAAAATATGTTAGTGATGAACGAGCACTAGAAGTATTAGAGGCAGGTGTAACTAATATTGGTGAAAATAGGGCAGAAGAAGCTGTTCGAAAATGGAACGCGCTTAATGGTAAAGGCACCTGGCATTTTATTGGAACACTACAATCACGAAAAGTTAAAGAAATTATTGATGTTTTTGATTATATACACTCTCTTGACCGACTTAGTTTAGCAAAAGAGCTTCAAAAAAGAGCCACAAAGCCGGTTAACTGTTTTATACAAGTAAATGTTTCGGGGGAAACGTCCAAAGCTGGCATTCC
The window above is part of the Anaerobacillus sp. CMMVII genome. Proteins encoded here:
- a CDS encoding YlmC/YmxH family sporulation protein — translated: MLKISEIQSKDIVNISDGKVLGHIGDLDINLDEGTVKSIIIGGTGRMLTFLGGKEAEIVIPWENIVKIGSDVILVRLGD
- the sigE gene encoding RNA polymerase sporulation sigma factor SigE, which produces MVKLKLKLTLVWYKLLMKLGLKADEIYYIGGSEALPPPLSKDEEEHLLSKLPTGDKAVRSMLIERNLRLVVYIARKFENTGINIEDLISIGTIGLIKAVNTFNPEKKIKLATYASRCIENEILMYLRRNNKIRSEVSFDEPLNIDWDGNELLLSDVLGTEEDIITKGIEEKVDRKLLVNALHTLNAREKQIMELRFGLAGGEEKTQKDVADLLGISQSYISRLEKRIIKRLRKEFNKMV
- the pgeF gene encoding peptidoglycan editing factor PgeF translates to MINETFVLNKLDNLSVEPFKKLNERLIVGFSTRKNGYSMNPYHSFNLGLHVDDDSQHVISNRKKLADTIQIPLEKWVFSEQVHGNLIKKVSKEDCGAGALEVSTAIRDTDGLYTKDKHVLLASLYADCVPLYFYAPTYNIVGLAHAGWKGTVGQIGANMVKRWTEEEQVPLEAIYVAIGPSISMPCYEVDDHVINQVKKVTANKLPYEEIKPNKYLLNLKELNKQLLLNTGIKEEQIFVSNYCTYKETELFFSYRREQKTGRMMSFIGMV
- a CDS encoding YggS family pyridoxal phosphate-dependent enzyme translates to MAVRQNLARIQQEIKSACERVGRERNSVTIIAVTKYVSDERALEVLEAGVTNIGENRAEEAVRKWNALNGKGTWHFIGTLQSRKVKEIIDVFDYIHSLDRLSLAKELQKRATKPVNCFIQVNVSGETSKAGIPPTDLLSFVKELERYSLIKIVGLMTMAPNEENPEATRPIFRELKVLQEQVHALQLPHAPCNELSMGMSNDFHIAIEEGATFVRLGTSLVG
- the sigG gene encoding RNA polymerase sporulation sigma factor SigG, whose protein sequence is MTRNKVEICGVDTAKLPVLTNKEMRQLFEELQSGDISAREKLINGNLRLVLSVIQRFNNRGEYVDDLFQVGCIGLMKSIDNFDLSQNVKFSTYAVPMIIGEIRRYLRDNNPIRVSRSLRDIAYKALQVRDSLMSEKSRDREPTIQEIAKVLNVPKEDIVFALDAIQDPVSLFEPIYNDGGDPIYVMDQISDDKQKDIQWVEEIALKEAMVRLSEREKMILNMRFYQGKTQMEVADEIGISQAQVSRLEKAAIQQMNKHAKA